A single genomic interval of Helianthus annuus cultivar XRQ/B chromosome 13, HanXRQr2.0-SUNRISE, whole genome shotgun sequence harbors:
- the LOC110898130 gene encoding replication termination factor 2: MNSNTHNLQIFIQAPDLQSPIRSLTLTLTPSFTIHNLKQSFFSQIDSTNQNPTSSTFFTFNGRVLSDSETIQSAGISNLSTLGLRFRLPGGGGDGGATGAESRDCYLNMYADKKPDKVDPNEQRLSKWLNCALSNEPLKRPIVVDYLGNVFNKQALVEALLKKNVPKAFGYIKGLKDMISVELESIPGTEGADSDVKFQCPVTGLEFNGKYKFYALKSCGHVLSAKALKEIKSSSCHVCRKEFAEADKIVINGNEEEVIALREKMEIEKLKVREKKAKVKKVKNANGNENAGGDGDSGVCEDVVRVIGSKREIDVKAAKVSGKIETNEKVVNGKNEAKRFKAADLAPANANKEVYASIFTSSRKSDFKETYSCRSLPLGRN; encoded by the coding sequence ATGAATTCCAATACCCACAATTTACAAATCTTCATTCAAGCCCCAGATCTTCAATCCCCAATTCGATCCCTAACCCTAACTCTAACCCCCAGTTTCACAATCCATAACCTCAAGCAATCATTTTTCTCCCAAATTGATTCAACCAATCAAAACCCCACATCCTCCACCTTCTTCACCTTCAACGGCCGCGTTCTTTCCGACTCCGAAACCATTCAATCCGCCGGAATTTCGAATTTGTCAACGTTAGGGTTAAGATTCCGTCTGCCCGGCGGCGGAGGTGATGGCGGCGCCACGGGGGCGGAGTCACGTGACTGTTATCTCAACATGTATGCCGATAAGAAGCCCGATAAGGTTGATCCGAACGAACAGAGGTTATCGAAATGGTTGAATTGTGCGTTGTCGAACGAGCCGTTGAAGCGGCCGATTGTGGTTGATTATTTAGGGAATGTGTTTAATAAACAGGCGTTGGTTGAGGCATTGTTGAAGAAGAATGTGCCGAAAGCGTTTGGGTATATAAAGgggttgaaggatatgatatcggTTGAGCTTGAATCGATACCGGGAACTGAAGGAGCGGATTCGGATGTGAAGTTTCAGTGTCCGGTTACCGGGTTGGAGTTTAATGGGAAGTATAAGTTTTACGCGTTGAAGAGCTGCGGGCACGTGTTGAGTGCGAAAGCGTTGAAGGAGATTAAGTCGTCGAGTTGTCATGTGTGTCGTAAGGAGTTTGCGGAAGCGGATAAGATTGTGATCAATGGGAATGAGGAAGAGGTGATCGCATTGCGGGAGAAGATGGAGATCGAAAAGTTGaaagtgagagagaagaaggCGAAGGTGAAGAAAGTTAAAAATGCGAACGGGAATGAGaatgctggtggtgatggtgattcGGGTGTTTGTGAGGATGTGGTTCGGGTTATTGGGTCGAAGCGTGAGATTGACGTGAAGGCTGCGAAGGTGTCGGGGAAGATTGAGACGAATGAGAAAGTTGTGAATGGTAAAAATGAGGCGAAGCGGTTTAAGGCTGCGGATTTGGCACCGGCGAATGCGAATAAGGAAGTGTATGCGTCTATTTTTACGTCTTCGAGGAAGTCTGATTTTAAGGAGACATATTCGTGCAGATCTTTGCCGCTTGGTAGGAACTGA
- the LOC110898131 gene encoding ricin B-like lectin R40G3, with translation MDRHHHHHNAPHHHQPSPPPPQPAVVVHHVSHQPSPPPVHHTTTHHTPKYTDNKPTVRFYCKAKSDYSLTIRDGKVVLAPTNPSDHHQHWIKEEKYSTRVKDEEGYPSFALVNKATGQAIKHSIGAEHPVQLVEYNPDKLDESVLWTQSKDLGDGFHAVRMVNNIKLNVDAWNGDKDHGGVRDGTKIYLFKWTKGDNQRWTTAPF, from the exons ATGgatcgccaccaccaccaccacaacgctccccaccaccaccaaccatcaccaccgccaccacaaccTGCAGTTGTGGTCCACCACGTCTCCCACCAACCATCACCACCTCCGGTCCACCATACCACCACCCACCACACTCCAAAGTACACCGACAATAAACCAACTGTTAGATTCTACTGCAAAGCCAAATCTGATTACTCACTCACCATTCGTGATGGTAAAGTTGTTCTTGCACCCACCAACCCTTCTGATCATCACCAG CATTGGATAAAGGAAGAGAAGTACAGCACAAGAGTGAAGGATGAAGAGGGTTACCCTTCTTTTGCTTTGGTCAACAAGGCTACCGGACAGGCGATCAAACACTCCATCGGTGCCGAGCATCCG GTCCAGCTGGTGGAGTACAATCCAGATAAGCTGGATGAGTCTGTTCTTTGGACCCAGAGCAAGGATCTAGGTGACGGTTTTCATGCGGTAAGGATGGTTAATAACATCAAGCTTAATGTAGATGCGTGGAATGGCGATAAAGATCACGGCGGTGTTCGTGATGGCACCAAAATTTATCTCTTTAAGTGGACAAAGGGTGATAACCAGCGATGGACCACTGCACCTTTCT GA
- the LOC110898132 gene encoding ricin B-like lectin R40G3 — MDHHHHNTPAHHQPSPPTPQPAVAVHHVSHHTPKYTDNKPTVRFYCKAKPDYSLTIRDGKVVLAPTNPSDHHQHWIKEEKYSTRVKDEEGFHSFALVNKATGQAIKHSIGAEHPVQLVEYNPDKLDESVLWTQSKDLGDGFHAVRMVNNIKLNVDAWNGDKDHGGVRDGTKIYLFKWTKGDNQRWTTAPF; from the exons ATggatcaccaccaccacaacactcCGGCCCACCACCAACCATCACCTCCCACACCACAACCCGCAGTTGCGGTCCACCACGTCTCCCACCACACCCCAAAGTACACCGACAATAAACCCACTGTTAGGTTCTACTGCAAGGCCAAACCTGATTACTCACTCACCATCCGTGATGGTAAAGTTGTTCTTGCACCCACCAACCCTTCTGATCATCACCAG CATTGGATAAAGGAAGAGAAGTATAGCACGAGAGTGAAGGACGAAGAGGGTTTCCACTCTTTTGCTTTGGTGAACAAAGCTACCGGACAGGCGATCAAACACTCGATCGGTGCTGAGCATCCG GTCCAGCTGGTGGAGTACAATCCAGATAAGCTGGATGAGTCTGTTCTTTGGACCCAAAGCAAGGATCTGGGCGACGGTTTTCATGCAGTAAGGATGGTTAATAACATCAAGCTTAACGTAGATGCCTGGAATGGCGATAAAGATCACGGCGGTGTTCGCGATGGCACCAAAATTTATCTCTTTAAGTGGACAAAGGGTGATAACCAACGATGGACCACTGCGCCTTTCT GA
- the LOC110902801 gene encoding LOW QUALITY PROTEIN: basic leucine zipper 9 (The sequence of the model RefSeq protein was modified relative to this genomic sequence to represent the inferred CDS: substituted 1 base at 1 genomic stop codon) — protein MVWLISDLVTTNLVGATSDYEXSDDDNTKIEAGQCEQSNDQLDVKKHKRMVSNRESARRSRKRKQAHLTDLEQQVELLLGDYSDLFKQLTSASHYFKDASTNNRVIKSEVEALRAKVKLAEDMLARGSLTSNLSHLLENLSRMGMGNVSPTVTMRGDGHGPHVGLPVLGQHMMGGLDSNPVIYDSNVKNGAINSNGGSCTSNIWSG, from the exons ATGGTATG GCTGATTTCAGATTTGGTG ACCACAAATTTAGTTGGGGCAACCAGTGATTATGAATAATCAGATGATGATAATACGAAGATTGAAGCTGGTCAATGTGAACAGAGCAATGATCAGCTGGATGTTAAAAAGCATAAAAG GATGGTTTCGAACAGAGAATCCGCTAGGCGgtcaagaaaaagaaaacaagcaCATTTAACCGATCTTGAGCAACAA GTGGAACTACTGCTAGGAGACTACTCAGATTTGTTCAAGCAACTCACGAGTGCGAGCCATTATTTCAAAGATGCCTCAACGAACAACCGAGTGATCAAGTCAGAGGTGGAAGCTTTGAGAGCTAAG GTAAAGTTGGCTGAAGATATGCTGGCTAGGGGCTCATTAACATCAAACCTTAGCCACCTCCTTGAGAACCTGTCTAGAATGGGCATGGGCAACGTCTCTCCAACTGTAACCATGCGTGGGGACGGCCATGGACCCCACGTTGGTCTACCTGTTCTCGGGCAACACATGATGGGTGGACTAGATTCTAATCCTGTCATCTACGATAGTAACGTCAAGAATGGTGCTATAAACAGTAATGGTGGAAGTTGCACGTCTAATATATGGTCGGGTTGA